The Quadrisphaera sp. DSM 44207 genome window below encodes:
- a CDS encoding TetR/AcrR family transcriptional regulator, which produces MTTTDAGVARSPRGRAREEAILAAAVELVSEVGYERLTCDAIAARARASKATIYRRWSGKAELVADALRRQAQGDGPIALPDTGSLRGDLLAAVRATARAVTGTGDLAGPSLLGLVEAVRDDPVLRAQVRSQIEDGSARVGRDVCARAAARGELLTHVEGGPVVVVAVAHVLLTTLLHGAPPTDGERAALVDTVLLPLLGASPRPSPSSSRGDHR; this is translated from the coding sequence ATGACGACCACGGACGCCGGCGTCGCCCGCTCCCCGCGGGGACGGGCCCGGGAGGAGGCCATCCTGGCCGCGGCCGTCGAGCTGGTCAGCGAGGTCGGGTACGAGCGGCTCACCTGCGACGCCATCGCCGCCCGGGCCCGCGCCTCCAAGGCGACGATCTACCGCCGGTGGTCCGGCAAGGCCGAGCTGGTCGCCGACGCGCTGCGCCGCCAGGCCCAGGGCGACGGCCCGATCGCCCTCCCGGACACCGGCAGCCTGCGCGGGGACCTCCTGGCCGCCGTGCGGGCGACCGCCCGGGCCGTCACGGGCACCGGCGACCTCGCCGGCCCCTCCCTGCTCGGCCTGGTCGAGGCCGTGCGCGACGACCCGGTGCTGCGCGCCCAGGTGCGCTCGCAGATCGAGGACGGCAGCGCCCGGGTCGGCCGGGACGTCTGCGCCCGCGCCGCCGCCCGCGGCGAGCTCCTCACCCACGTCGAGGGCGGCCCCGTGGTGGTGGTGGCCGTCGCCCACGTGCTCCTGACGACGCTGCTGCACGGCGCGCCACCCACCGACGGCGAACGAGCCGCGCTGGTCGACACCGTGCTGCTGCCCCTGCTGGGCGCCTCCCCGCGCCCCTCCCCTTCCTCGTCCCGAGGGGACCACCGATGA
- a CDS encoding epoxide hydrolase family protein, with translation MTQHTADPLTGQPDGRASERVAPFHLAVPEEQLADLRRRLAATRWPDRETVPGTSQGPQLAEVQALVRRWATGYDWRPAEALLNGLGQSTTTIDGPDVHFLHVRSPLPGALPLVMTHGWPGSVLEFRKVVGPLTDPVASGGSADDAFDLVIPSLPGFGFSGRPTTTGWDLCRTARAWITLMHRLGHARWGAQGGDLGAGITEEMAAITTAGDAAATTPTGLVGIHLNTAMSSPTPEEVAQATAEEAVMLQEAAYYWQELSGYAKVQSTRPQTIGYSLADFPAGLAAWLYAMFQDVGGSRGNAEAAFDVDEMIDDIMLYWLPNTGASAARMYWEMTRARWSPAARVEAPVAVPTGITVMPGEYVRTSRRWAERRYSDLVHFDQLPAGGHLAALEQPDALVEEVRTTFRGLR, from the coding sequence ATGACCCAGCACACCGCCGACCCGCTCACCGGCCAGCCCGACGGGCGGGCCTCCGAGCGGGTCGCGCCCTTCCACCTGGCCGTGCCCGAGGAGCAGCTGGCCGATCTGCGCCGGCGCCTGGCCGCCACCCGCTGGCCCGACCGCGAGACCGTTCCCGGCACCAGCCAGGGCCCGCAGCTGGCCGAGGTCCAGGCCCTGGTCCGGCGCTGGGCCACCGGCTACGACTGGCGCCCCGCCGAGGCCCTGCTGAACGGCCTGGGGCAGTCCACCACCACCATCGACGGCCCGGACGTCCACTTCCTGCACGTCCGCTCACCCCTCCCCGGCGCCCTGCCGCTGGTGATGACCCACGGCTGGCCCGGCTCGGTGCTGGAGTTCCGCAAGGTCGTCGGACCCCTGACCGACCCCGTCGCCTCCGGCGGCAGCGCCGACGACGCCTTCGACCTGGTCATCCCCTCCCTGCCCGGGTTCGGCTTCTCCGGCAGGCCCACCACGACCGGCTGGGACCTGTGCCGCACCGCCCGGGCGTGGATCACCCTGATGCACCGGCTCGGCCACGCCCGGTGGGGCGCCCAGGGCGGCGACCTCGGCGCCGGGATCACCGAGGAGATGGCCGCCATCACCACGGCCGGCGACGCGGCGGCCACCACCCCCACCGGGCTGGTCGGCATCCACCTGAACACGGCGATGTCCTCCCCCACCCCCGAGGAGGTGGCGCAGGCCACCGCCGAGGAGGCGGTGATGCTGCAGGAGGCGGCCTACTACTGGCAGGAGCTGTCCGGGTACGCCAAGGTGCAGTCCACCCGCCCGCAGACCATCGGCTACTCCCTGGCCGACTTCCCGGCCGGCCTCGCCGCGTGGCTGTACGCGATGTTCCAGGACGTCGGCGGCTCGCGCGGGAACGCCGAGGCCGCCTTCGACGTCGACGAGATGATCGACGACATCATGCTGTACTGGCTGCCGAACACCGGCGCCTCCGCGGCGCGGATGTACTGGGAGATGACCCGGGCCCGCTGGTCGCCCGCCGCCCGCGTCGAGGCGCCGGTCGCGGTGCCCACCGGGATCACCGTCATGCCGGGCGAGTACGTGCGCACGTCCCGCCGCTGGGCCGAGCGCCGCTACAGCGACCTCGTCCACTTCGACCAGCTCCCCGCCGGCGGGCACCTCGCCGCCCTGGAGCAGCCGGACGCCCTCGTCGAGGAGGTGCGCACCACCTTCCGCGGGCTGCGCTGA
- the trxA gene encoding thioredoxin: MATVTATTDTFEQLVVDHDVVLVDWWATWCGPCRQFGPVFERASEAHPDVTFAKVDTDAEQALAAQAGITSIPTLMAFREGVLVFSQPGALPAPALEQVITAVKDLDMDDVRARLAEREAQQG; the protein is encoded by the coding sequence ATGGCCACCGTCACCGCCACCACCGACACCTTCGAGCAGCTCGTCGTCGACCACGACGTCGTCCTCGTGGACTGGTGGGCCACCTGGTGCGGCCCGTGCCGCCAGTTCGGCCCGGTCTTCGAGCGCGCCTCCGAGGCGCACCCGGACGTCACCTTCGCCAAGGTCGACACGGACGCCGAGCAGGCGCTCGCGGCGCAGGCCGGCATCACGTCGATCCCGACGCTCATGGCCTTCCGCGAGGGCGTGCTCGTCTTCTCCCAGCCGGGCGCGCTGCCCGCTCCCGCCCTCGAGCAGGTCATCACGGCCGTGAAGGACCTGGACATGGACGACGTGCGGGCGCGCCTGGCCGAGCGCGAGGCGCAGCAGGGCTGA